The DNA sequence ACCTGATGCGCCAGATCGAGCGGCGGCCAGGCGCCTCGCTCGCGGCAGAGCAGATCGGCACATCCCGCCGCTACACGATCGCCGAACTGGCCGAGGCGTCCAACCGCCTGGCCAACGCGTTCACCGGACTCGGGCTCGCCCCCGGCGATCGTGTCGCCTATGTCGCCCAGAACCACATCGCGTACATGGTCCTGGAGTTCGCCCTGCTCAAGGCTGGACTCGTGAAGGTCCCGCTCAACCACCGATTCGCCCCGCATGAGCTGCGCCGCTGCATGGAGATAGCCGACGTGCGGCTTGTCCTCGCGGACGCGGAGTCGGCCGTGGCTGTCGACGAGGCAGTCGCGGGGGAGGGGCCTGTGAAGGTCGTCATCGGCGAACGCCCGGGCTGGCGCTCCTTCGACGCGCTGGTCGCTGCGGGCTCGCCGGTGCGCTCCCAGGTTCCCGTCGGTCCCGACGACCTGTACCACATCCGGTTCAGCTCGGGTTCCACCGGCAGCCCCAAGGGGATCGCGATATCGCAGAGGGGTGCCCGCTCGGCCATCCTGGGCAACACCTGGCTGATGAGCACCAGCGGGCCCGTGCTCGCTCCCCGGACTCTACAGGTGGCACCACTGGTCTACGCCGGTGGCTGGAGCGTCCTGCCCACCTTGCTGCGTGGCGGTACCAACGTCGTGCTGCCCCGTTTCGACGCCGACGAGACGCTGCGTGTGGTGCGCGAGGAGCGCATTGACTGGATGTTCGCCGTGCCGACCATGCTGCGTCGGATGAGCCAGTCCAATGAACTGGAACAGCTTCGTGGTGCCCAGCTCTCCTGCCTGAACCTGGCCGGCGAACCCGCCGCGCTCCCGGCCCTCGAGGTCGTCAGCGAGTACACCGACGCCCTGGTCCAGTCCTGGGGGCAGACCGAAGCACCTGCTTCCACCACCCTGCTGAGCCGACAGGAGATGAAGTCGTCGGCACTGTGGTCCTCTATCGGCCGTCCCATCCCGGGTGTCGAGTTCTCACTGTTCGTCGACGGCAGCGTGCTCGACGAGGTGGAGGCAGGCATACAGGGTGAATTGGTGATCCGCACTCCCAGCGTCACCACCGAACTGCTGGGTGCGGAGGCCGAGCGCGCGGGCCGCCTACTGGCCGACGGTTGGTGGCGCACCTCCGACCTCGGTCACTTCGACGACGAGGGGCGCATCACCATCGTCGGCCGGGCCAGCGAGACGATCATCACCGGCGGCACCAACATCCAGCCCGTCGAGATCGAGCGGGCCTTCGAGAATCACCCCGCCGTTCGCGAGACCGTCGTCGTCGGCGTCCCCGACGTCCAGTGGGGCGAGACCCCCGCTGCCCTCGTCCACACGCCGGACATCGACGCACTCACCAAGGAGGACCTCGACCTCTGGATGAGCAACCGGCTGGCTCGCTTCAAGCGGCCGCGGCACGTCTACCTCTCCGCAGACCCGATCCCGCGGGCATCGGGCGAGTCGAAGATCGCGCGCGGTGACATCAAGAAGCTTCTGCGCGGCTGGGTCGAGGACCCGACGCGCGTCCCGAACAACGTGACCAAGGTGGTGGGCCCCCGTGGATGAGGTGGTGATCGAGGAGACGGACGGGATCGGTTCGGTCCGCCTGAATCGCCCAGGACGGGGCAACTCGGTGACGCCGGAAGTCGTCACCGCACTGGGCGACGCTGTCCGGCGGCTGTGCGAGAAGGAGAGCGTACGCGCGGTCGTCCTCACGGGCACCGGGTCGGTCTTCTGCGCGGGTGCCGACGTCCGGGAGATGCATGACGTCTACCGCAACGACGGAGCCGACGCGCTCATGGACTACCTGGCCGACGTGTGGATGCCCGCCGTGCAACGGACCGTGCGGGGGCTCTGGGCCGCGCCGAAGCCGCTGGTTGCCGCTTTCAACGGTGCCGCCACGGCCGGTGGGCTCGACTTCGGCCTCGCCTGCGACGTCCGTATCGCGGCAGACACCGCTCGGTTCGCCGAGAGTTACGTCAACCTTGGCATGGTCCCGGTGGCCGGCGGCGCATTCCTGCTCCCGATGGTGACGGGCCTGCCCGCCGCCACCTACCTTCTGGCCTCCGGCTCCTTCGCCGATGCCTCCCAGGCGCTGGACCTGGGCATCGTCAGCGAAGTTTGCGCGGCGGATGAACTTGTCGTTCGCGCACGGAAGGTGGCGGCCGAGCTGGCCCACGGCCCTGCCGAGACGTTCGCGCGGACCAAGCGGATTGCCCGTGCTTCGTCGACGCAGGCGCTCGAGGCCGCGCTTCGCGACAGCCTCGACGCGAACGTCGAACTGATTGCCCGTCCCGAGGTGCGGGAGCGCATCCTCTCGGTCATGGACCGCTTCGCGCTCACCGGTAGCCGGTCGGGCTGACCAACCACAGGAAGAACCGACGCGCGATGCCCCGACCGAGCGGAACCACGCCGACATCAGGGGATATCGACGTCCGGCGTACAGAACAGCAGAGGAGAGCGTGGTGCGCATCGGTGTGCTGAAGGAGTCCCTGCCGGGGGAGACGCGGGTGGCCGCGACCCCGGCCACCGTGGCACAGCTGGCGAAACTTGGCTATCAGGTGGTGGTCGAGCCCGGGGCGGGAGAGACGTCGAGTTTCTCCGACGCGGCGTACGTTGCGACAGGAGCCGCAATGGGCGATCCGCTCGCGGCCGACATCGTGTTCGGTGTAAACCCGCCCTCGGACCGGCAGCGGGACGGGCTGAGCCCCGGGACCACCCTGATCAGCTTGCTCAGGCCGGCACTCGACCCCGAGCTCGTCGCGGACCTGGCGCGGCGGTCGATCACCGCCCTGGCGATGGATGCGGTGCCGCGGATATCCCGGGCGCAGTCACTCGACGTGCTGTCCTCGATGGCCAACATCGCCGGCTACCGGGCCGTCGTCGAAGCAGCCCACGAGTTCGGCCGCTTCTTCACGGGGCAGGTCACCGCTGCGGGAAAGGTCCCACCGGCCAGGGTACTGGTAGCCGGAGCCGGTGTCGCCGGCCTCGCGGCGATCGGCACCGCCCGCAGTCTCGGTGCGGTCGTTCGTGCCACTGACCCGCGGCCCGAGGTCGCCGATCAAGTCAAGTCACTGGGCGGTGAGTACCTCGCCATCGAGTCCCCCGAGAGCGAAGTCAGTGCCTCCGGTTATGCCAAGGAGATGGGGGACAGCTACAAGGCCCGCGAGAGCGAGCTCTACGCCGCGCAGTGCGCGGAAGCCGACATCGTCATTACCACCGCCCTGATCCCGGGGAAGCCGGCGCCGAAGCTGATCACCGCCGAGATGGTGGCTGCCATGAAGCCCGGCAGTGTGATCGTCGACATGGCCGCGGCCAACGGCGGCAACGTGGCCGGCACGGTCGCGGGCGAGAAGGTGGTCACGGACAACGGGGTGACGATCCTTGGCTATACCGATCTGGCAGGAAGACTGCCCGCCCAGGCCTCCCAGCTGTACAGCAACAACCTGGTCAACCTGATGAAGCTGCTGACGCCCGGCAAGGACGGCGCACTCGTCCTCGACCTCGACGACGTGGTGCAGCGTGCCATGACCGTCGTACGCGAGGGAGAACTGCTGTGGCCGCCACCGCCGGTCCAGGTGTCGGCGACCCCGGCAGCCAAGCCCCAGGTCACGGCGCTCGCGCCGGTGGCGGAGGACAAGCCGCCGGCCTCCTCGGCGCGGCGATACGGCTCGGTCGTCGGCGCTGCGGTCGCGCTCTTTCTAATCGGCGCGGTGTCACCGCCCGTTCTCCTCGGCCACCTCACGGTGTTCGCGCTCGCCGTCGTCGTCGGCTTCTACGTGATCGGGCACGTACACCACGCCCTGCACACGCCGTTGATGTCGGTGACCAACGCGATCTCCGGAATCATCGTGGTCGGTGCGCTGTTGCAGATCGGCCACGGAAACGCGGTGATCACGGTGGTCTCGGCAGTTGCGATTCTGCTCGCCGGCATCAATGTCTTCGGTGGGTTCGCCGTCACCCGGCGCATGCTCGCCATGTTCTCCAGGAGCTGACACCCATGGCTGTCGATACTGCCGCGCAGGCGGCCTACATCGTTGCCGCGCTGCTGTTCATCCTCGCCCTGGCGGGACTGTCGAAGCACGAGACGGCGAAGGCGGGCAACGCGTTCGGTATCGCGGGCATGGCGCTCGCGCTGGTCGCTACCCTCGGTCTCGCTCTCGACCACGACATCGACGGCACCGGGCTCGAACTCCTCATCGTCGCGGCCGCGATCGGCGCGTTCATCGGCATCAAGCGAGCCCGCGCGGTCGAGATGACCGGGATGCCCGAACTCATCGCGCTGCTGCACAGCTTCGTGGGCCTCGCCGCCGTGCTGGTCGGCTGGAACGGCTACCTGCTCGTCGAGGCCGACCCCGACAGCGCCGAGGGACAGGCGCTGCGGGCCACCCAGACGCTCGGCATCCATCACGGCGAGGTCTTCGTCGGTGTCTTCATCGGCGCCGTGACCGTCACCGGCTCGATCGTGGCCTTCCTCAAGCTGTCAGCGCGCATCAAGTCGGCACCGCTGGTCCTACCGGGCAAGAACGCGCTCAACCTCGGGGCCCTGGTGCTCTTCGCCGCGCTCACCACGTGGTTCGTACTGGCCCCCGCGCTCTGGCTTCTCGTGGCGGTCACCGTGATCGCGCTGCTGCTCGGCTGGCACCTGGTCGCCTCGATCGGCGGCGGTGACATGCCGGTCGTGGTGTCCATGCTCAACAGCTACTCCGGCTGGGCCGCGGCCGCCTCCGGTTTTCTGCTGGACAACGATCTGCTCATCATCGTCGGCGCGCTGGTCGGTTCGTCCGGAGCCTACCTCTCGTACATCATGTGCAAGGCGATGAACCGCTCCTTCCTCTCCGTCATCGCGGGTGGCTTCGGTATCGACGCGGGGCCCGGCGGTGAACAGGAACAGGGGGAGCATCGGGAGACCACCCCGGAGAACGTCGCCGAACTTCTGCTGCAAGCCGATTCCGTGATCATCACGCCCGGTTACGGCATGGCGGTCGCGCAGGCCCAATACGGAGTGGCCGAACTGACGAGCAAGCTGAGGGACAAGGGTGTGGATGTCCGCTACGGCATCCACCCCGTCGCCGGCCGCCTGCCCGGCCACATGAATGTGCTGCTGGCGGAGGCGAAAGTGCCGTACGACATCGTGCTGGAGATGGACGAGATCAACGACGATTTCGACGGCACGTCCGTTGTGCTCGTGATCGGAGCCAATGACACCGTGAACCCCGCTGCCACCGAAGATCCTGGCAGCCCGATCGCGGGTATGCCCGTTCTGCGTGTCTGGGAGGCCGACAACGTGGTGGTCTTCAAGCGGACGATGGCCTCTGGTTACGCCGGTGTGCAGAATCCGTTGTTCTTCCGGGAGAATGCCACCATGCTCTTCGGTGACGCGAAGGAGAGGGTGGAGAACATACTCCGAGCACTCTGACACCTCATACATGCACAGCAGCACCGGGCTCACGGAAGCGGTATCCGTGAGGCCGGTGCTGCTGTGCATGTATGAAAGCGACTGGATCGAGACCGGAAGCCAGGCCGCGGCGGTCAGGAGCATGGCGTAGGTCCTGATGGACAAAGAACAAGGCAAGTCGACGCGCCGTTACACCGATCGCTGCGAGGACGAGTTCGCGATCAGTTCTGCGCTGTCCGCGGTCACGCCGACCGCACCGGCTTCTTGCAGCCGGCCGATCTCCTTGGCGGAGAGCCCCAGGATGTCCGACAACACCTCCTCGGTGTGCT is a window from the Streptomyces luomodiensis genome containing:
- a CDS encoding enoyl-CoA hydratase/isomerase family protein gives rise to the protein MDEVVIEETDGIGSVRLNRPGRGNSVTPEVVTALGDAVRRLCEKESVRAVVLTGTGSVFCAGADVREMHDVYRNDGADALMDYLADVWMPAVQRTVRGLWAAPKPLVAAFNGAATAGGLDFGLACDVRIAADTARFAESYVNLGMVPVAGGAFLLPMVTGLPAATYLLASGSFADASQALDLGIVSEVCAADELVVRARKVAAELAHGPAETFARTKRIARASSTQALEAALRDSLDANVELIARPEVRERILSVMDRFALTGSRSG
- the pntB gene encoding Re/Si-specific NAD(P)(+) transhydrogenase subunit beta, with the translated sequence MAVDTAAQAAYIVAALLFILALAGLSKHETAKAGNAFGIAGMALALVATLGLALDHDIDGTGLELLIVAAAIGAFIGIKRARAVEMTGMPELIALLHSFVGLAAVLVGWNGYLLVEADPDSAEGQALRATQTLGIHHGEVFVGVFIGAVTVTGSIVAFLKLSARIKSAPLVLPGKNALNLGALVLFAALTTWFVLAPALWLLVAVTVIALLLGWHLVASIGGGDMPVVVSMLNSYSGWAAAASGFLLDNDLLIIVGALVGSSGAYLSYIMCKAMNRSFLSVIAGGFGIDAGPGGEQEQGEHRETTPENVAELLLQADSVIITPGYGMAVAQAQYGVAELTSKLRDKGVDVRYGIHPVAGRLPGHMNVLLAEAKVPYDIVLEMDEINDDFDGTSVVLVIGANDTVNPAATEDPGSPIAGMPVLRVWEADNVVVFKRTMASGYAGVQNPLFFRENATMLFGDAKERVENILRAL
- a CDS encoding class I adenylate-forming enzyme family protein, which gives rise to MNDSVQTVAHLMRQIERRPGASLAAEQIGTSRRYTIAELAEASNRLANAFTGLGLAPGDRVAYVAQNHIAYMVLEFALLKAGLVKVPLNHRFAPHELRRCMEIADVRLVLADAESAVAVDEAVAGEGPVKVVIGERPGWRSFDALVAAGSPVRSQVPVGPDDLYHIRFSSGSTGSPKGIAISQRGARSAILGNTWLMSTSGPVLAPRTLQVAPLVYAGGWSVLPTLLRGGTNVVLPRFDADETLRVVREERIDWMFAVPTMLRRMSQSNELEQLRGAQLSCLNLAGEPAALPALEVVSEYTDALVQSWGQTEAPASTTLLSRQEMKSSALWSSIGRPIPGVEFSLFVDGSVLDEVEAGIQGELVIRTPSVTTELLGAEAERAGRLLADGWWRTSDLGHFDDEGRITIVGRASETIITGGTNIQPVEIERAFENHPAVRETVVVGVPDVQWGETPAALVHTPDIDALTKEDLDLWMSNRLARFKRPRHVYLSADPIPRASGESKIARGDIKKLLRGWVEDPTRVPNNVTKVVGPRG
- a CDS encoding Re/Si-specific NAD(P)(+) transhydrogenase subunit alpha gives rise to the protein MRIGVLKESLPGETRVAATPATVAQLAKLGYQVVVEPGAGETSSFSDAAYVATGAAMGDPLAADIVFGVNPPSDRQRDGLSPGTTLISLLRPALDPELVADLARRSITALAMDAVPRISRAQSLDVLSSMANIAGYRAVVEAAHEFGRFFTGQVTAAGKVPPARVLVAGAGVAGLAAIGTARSLGAVVRATDPRPEVADQVKSLGGEYLAIESPESEVSASGYAKEMGDSYKARESELYAAQCAEADIVITTALIPGKPAPKLITAEMVAAMKPGSVIVDMAAANGGNVAGTVAGEKVVTDNGVTILGYTDLAGRLPAQASQLYSNNLVNLMKLLTPGKDGALVLDLDDVVQRAMTVVREGELLWPPPPVQVSATPAAKPQVTALAPVAEDKPPASSARRYGSVVGAAVALFLIGAVSPPVLLGHLTVFALAVVVGFYVIGHVHHALHTPLMSVTNAISGIIVVGALLQIGHGNAVITVVSAVAILLAGINVFGGFAVTRRMLAMFSRS